The genomic window GATTCCTCGTACCCGGCGACCGTGAGCGTACGCCCCTCGCGACGCAGCCAGGTCTCGACGAGCGCATGCGACAGGTGCGGGAGTGCGGCCGGTTGGCCGACCGCGTCGCGCAGGATCAGCTCGACGAGGCCGGGTTCGAGGCGGAGCCCTGCGCGTCGCGCCGGTTCCTCGATCGCGAGCCGCAGGTCGTCACGCGTCATCGGTCCGATCACCGAGACGCCGTCGGCGAGCAGCGGCGCCAGCTCCGGCGTCGAAGCGAGGGTGTCGAGGTAGTCGCTGCGCACCGTCGCCACGATCTGCGTGCCTGCCGAGACGGCGTCCGCGAGTCGCTCGCGGAATGCGGGTGCGGCGCCCGTCTCGGCGGCGAACCACTCCTCGAGCTGGTCGACCACCACCACGGGACCGTGGCGGTTCGCGGGTGCCTCGTCCAGCATGGCGAGCACCGCGGTTCCTGCGGCGTCGGGCCTGATCACCTCGACCCGACGGCCTCGGCGACGCAACTCCGGGACGACGCCGGCCAGCATCACCGACGACTTGCCCGAGCCCGACGGCCCGGTGATGACGAGCGTCGAGGTGGCGGACAGGCGGTCGAGCAGCACTGCGACCTCGCGATCGCGGCCGAAGAAGATCTCGGAATCGTCCGTCGTGAACGCCGACAGCCCCCGATACGGGCAGGTGTCGTCACCCCGCTGGGGAGCCGCGATCGGCTCGAGTGAGGGATCCTGACGGAGGATGGCGCGCTCGAGCTCGACGAGCTCGCGTCCGGGTTCGATGCCGAGCTCGTCGTCGAGGCGTTCGCGTGCCGCGCGGATCGCGGCGAGTGCCTCCGCCTGCCGTCCGCACCGGTAGTTCGCCAGCGCCAGCGTCGCCCACCGGTGCTCGCGCAGCGGCGCCTCGCGCACCAGCCGCTCCGCGTCGGCGACGACGCTGCGATGCTCGCCGCAGGCGAGCCGCGCGTCGAGCAACTCCTCCTCGGCGGAACGGCGAAGCTCGTCGAGTCGGTCGGCGGCGGCGACGGCGGGCTCCCAACGCGCCAGCTCGGGGTACGCGGTGCCGCGCCAGAGGGCGAGCGCACGCTGATAGACGTCGACCGCGCGGTCGGGTTCGTGCAGCGATGCCCGGGACCGGGCCTGCGCGACGAGCGTCTCGAAGCGGAGCGCATCGACGGCATCGCGGTCGATGTGCAGCGCGTACCCGCCGGTTCCCGTGCTGACGATCTCCGGTCCGACCGATGCGCGAATACGGGCGACGGCGGTCTTCACCTGCTGACGCCAGGTCGCGGGCGGCGCGTCCGACCAGACGGCCTCCGCGAGCGCCGAGGCTTCGAGCGGAGCGGGAAACGCGACGGTGAGCGCGGCGAGCACCGCACGCTCGCGTGGGCTGAGTTCGGCGTCGCCGATCTCGAGCTCGCCCAGCACGCCGAGGTCCATGCCCCGAGCTTCGACCCATCGCCCGGTCATCGTCAACGACCGCGCGTGGGGCGAGTACCGCGCGAGTACCGCTGCGCACCGGGGCGAGTACCGGTGCCGGCGACGGTGGACGCATGCCACGATTCACCACCGCAGTCGGCAGCATGAGTGTCGACGACCTCACGACCGCGAGGGCGTTCTACGCCTGGGTCCTCGGTGCGGACGTCCGCGCGTTCGAAGCCGGCGGGCTCCTCGTCGCGTTCCCCGACGGTCACAGGATCCACGTGTACGACAAGGGGGCGCTGCACGAACCGGCGCCCTACACCGCCCTCAACTTCGTCGTCGACGACATCGGCCGCGCCGTCGACGACCTGATCGCCGCCGGCGTCGACACGAAGCCGTACGACGACGGCACGCTCCCCACCGACGACCGTGGGATCGGCAGGTCGGGAGCGATGGCGAGGGCGTGGTTCCGCGATCCCGCGCGGAACCTGCTGAGCGTCGTCCAGCTGCCGCAGCACGTCGCGACCGACCCCGCCCTCGACGACCGACGTCGAGTCGACCACCCGTGAGGAGCATCCGATGAACGACCAGGATTGAATCCGGCACCGCCCTCGGACGCTCGCGGCGCTCGTCGCGCTCGTCGCCGGCGTGTGCGCCCTGGGTGGCTGCGCCGCGGCCGGCCCGGCCGACCCGGCGACGACCGGTTCGCCGTCGGTCGAGCCGGCCGCGGCCGGCTCCGGCACGACCGACCTCATGGTCTTCGGTGCCGCGGCGACCGGCGAGAACCCCGACCTCTTCACCATCCGGCTCGACGGCACCGAACGGGTGCAGCTCACCGACGACCCGGCATTCGACGCGTGCGCGACCTTCGGGCCGGATGCCCGGACCGTGGTGTTCTGCAGCGATCGATCCGGAGCGTTCGAGATCTGGGCGACCGACATCGAGGGGGCGACGGCGCGACAGCTCACGTCGATCGGCGGCTTCGCCACGTTCCCGGATGTCTCGCCCGACGGGCGCACCGTCGCGTTCTGCGCGAACGCCCCGGGCGAACCCGAAGAGACCGAGGACCTCTGGACCGTGGGCCTCGACGGCTCGGCACCCATCCGGATCACCGACACGCCGAAGGCATCCGACTGCTACCCGAGCTGGTCGCCCGACGGCGACAGGACCGCCTTCGTCTCATCGCGCGAGGACGGACCGAACGTCTGGGTCGTGAACGCCGACGGGTCGGGCGCCACCCGCCTCACGACCGACAGCGGCGTCGCGGAGCAGCTGCCCGACTGGAGTCCGGACGGATCGAGCATCGCGTTCGCCGCCGACGGCGAGGTCTGGACGATGGACGCCGACGGCAGCGCCGCCGAACCGATCACGTCTGGCGTGGAGACCGAGTTCAGCCCGGCCTGGACCGGCGACGGGGATCGGATCGTCTACCGCGTCATCGACCGTGCTGCGGCGCGGAACGAGCTGTGGGTCATGTCGGCGGACGGCGGGGATGCACAGCGGATCCCGGGCGTCGAGGACGACGACGCGTTCCGACCGGCGGTGGCGTGGTGAACGGGATCCACGGTCGCGCAGCGCGCGGCCTGCTCGCGGCGATCGCCTCCGGTGCCCTCGTCGCCTCGCTCGTCGCCTGCGCGACGACCGCACCGGGATCGACTGCGGCCAACTCGACGCCCGATTCGACGACCGACTCGACGACCGCGTCGACGCCGCCGACCGCCGACACGAGTGATCAGGTCGCCGACGTGTTCGAGATCCCCCACGCGGCAGGCTCGGTGGCCGTCTCCGGCGGAGCGGTGTGGGTGCTGCCGCATCTCGACCAGGTCGCGCTCCGGATCGACCCCGACACGGGCGAGGTGACCGAACTCCCGCTGCCGGGCGTCGGCGCCGAGATCACGGCCTCCGACACCGAGGTGTGGGCGTCCGTCTCGCATCCGTCGACGTTCGCGCCGATCGGGCTCGTGCGCATCGACAGCACGACCTCGACGGTCACGCACGTCGTCGACGGCACCACGACTTTCCCGCACCTCATCGGTGACACGGTCTGGGCGCTGGCATCCGACGGCGTGATGCACGGGTACTCGCGCACCGACGCGACCGAGGTCGCGACCTTCGAGACCGGGGTGGTCGGCGGCGGTGCCGCCGAGGCCGGCGGATACCTGTGGCCGGGCAACCCCTCGGTGGGGTACCGGTTCGACCCCGCCGACGCCTCGATGCTCGACGTGACCGATCTCGGACTCGTCTCGCTCGCGGAGGCCGGCGGGCGGATCTGGGGCACGCCGTTCTCCGAGGCCGGGGGTGCACTGAGCTCGTACGAACCGGACGGAACCGACGTGCGCCGGGCCGACCTGCCCGAGGGCATGCTCGTATACCTCGACGCTGTCCCGATCGACGACGACCGGTTCTGGATCGTCGTCGCCGAGCGCGGTGCGGCCCCGCACTCGCAGGTCGCCGAGTTCGACGCGGTCACCGGTGAGATCGGGCAGGTGCTCACGTTCCCCGGCAAGCTCGAGAACGGCATCGACTCCGACGGCGACTGCGTCTGGGGCCCGATCCTGCGCCAGCCGAAGGTCGTGCGGGTGTGTCCGACCGGGTGAGCGGAGTCGAGCCGCCGGGCCGAGCGGCCGGGCCGAGCGGCTACGCTGCCTCGGCGCCGTCGAGCCAGGCGTCGAACACGAGCCGCGCGCGCTCGCCGAGCAGCATTCCGTCGCGCGCGGCATCCGCTCGGATCCCGCGCGGATCGATGCCGGCCGCCGCGAGCTCGACGGCGTGCCCGATGAGCCAGCGCTCGAGCCGGGCCGGCTCGACCTCGAGGTGGAACTGCAGCCCGAGGACCGCGTCGCCGATCGCGAAGGCCTGGTTCGGGAACCCCGGAGTGGCGGCGAGCGAAGCGGATGCCTCGGGCACCGCGAACTCGTCGCCGTGCCAGTGCAGCACGGGGGTGCCGTCGAGCAGGGCGAGCGGCGATGCACCGCCGGCGTCGGTGAGCTCGAGCGGTGCGAAGCCGATCTCCTTCCGGCCGGTCGCGCGCACCTCGGCGCCGAGCGCGCGGGCGATCACCTGGGCGCCCAGGCACACGCCGAGCGTCGGCGCGCCGGCCGAGACGCGCTCGCCCACCACGCGCAGCTCCTCACGCAGGAACGGGTACCGGTCGAGCTCGGCGTCGTCGGCCACGCCGATCGGCCCACCCAGCACGACCACGAGGTCGGCCTCCGCGACCCGGCCGTCGTCGAGCGCGTCGATGCCGGCCTCGACCGTCTCGAGCGAATACCCGCGACGTTCGAGCAGCGGGCCGAGCAGGCCGAGGTCCTCGAACGCGAGATGGCGGATCGCGGTCGCCCGCCTGGCAGCACCCATGCAGGGGAGCGTAGTCGCGCGCGGCGACGATTCGAGCTGGCGCGAGGCGCGCGTGTGTCCCCGCGTGACACCGCGCCGCGACATCCGGCAGCCTCCGGCGTATCGTCGCTCGCACCGAATCGCTAGGAGTCCTCATGTCGTACCGCGAGCCGCACGCCCCGACCACGCCCCGCTCGGGCGAGGCGATGGGCATGCGCGGCTGCGAGGCGCACGCGGACTGCGCGAGCGATCGCCCCGGTCACGGGCTCAACCGCGTGCAGGCGCGACTCGCGCAGGCCACCCCGAGTCGGTGGCTCGATGCCGTCGTGGTCGACACCGACGCCGACGGGTTCGTGCACATCGCGACGCTCGACGGCGCGGTGCGCAGGCTCTGGCACCACGAGCCGCTGGGCGAGGCGCTGACGGCCGGCGAGCCGGTCGCGCTGCATGCGGTCTACGGCGTGCTCGCGCACGGCACCACGCGCCGCAGCGTCGCCGACGCCTGAGCCCCGCGGCTCACATCGCCGGCGCCATCCCCTTCATCGAGTCGAGCATCTTCTCGAGCGCCATGGCGGCCTGGTCGCACGCCATCGCGCACATGCGGCAGTGCTCGCTCATCTCCGCATGCATCATGCACTCGGCCGAGCACGCACGGCACATCGCCATCGTGGACTCCATCATCGACATCATGACGGCCAGGTCCCAGCCGTTCATGCGCAGCATCATCCGCATCATGGTGCCGCACATGTCGGCGCAGTTCGCGCACATCGCGGCGCAGCGCCCCATGCCCTCGCCGGCGTCCGCGTCGGCGCACATGATGCACGCCTGAGCGCACGCCGAGAGGGCCTCCAGACACTCCTCCATCATCGACATGTCCATGCCCTTCATGGGCATGTCCGACATCGACATGGCGCCCTTCATCATGTCCATCGTCAGGTTCATCATCGCGCGCACCGCTCCGATCGGGCTGCCGGGCGTCGACGGATGCCGGCTGCGGAACTCGGCGACCCTGTGTCCGCGTCATGCTACGCCGGGAGCGCGCCGGCCAGAAGGTCGGGACCGTTACGTTCCCGTGAACCGGCATCGGCGACGGATGCCCCGGGCAGGGCATCCGTCGCCGTTCGCTGCAGTGGTCGGCAGTCGACCGGGTCAGCGGTCGATGTCGACGTCCTTCGTCTCCTTCGAGAGCAGGAGCGCGATCAGCGTGAGCACGGCCATCACCGAGAGGTAGACGCCGACCCAGAACGGGCTGCCGCCGCCGGCCTG from Agromyces sp. LHK192 includes these protein-coding regions:
- a CDS encoding VOC family protein; its protein translation is MPRFTTAVGSMSVDDLTTARAFYAWVLGADVRAFEAGGLLVAFPDGHRIHVYDKGALHEPAPYTALNFVVDDIGRAVDDLIAAGVDTKPYDDGTLPTDDRGIGRSGAMARAWFRDPARNLLSVVQLPQHVATDPALDDRRRVDHP
- a CDS encoding PD40 domain-containing protein; its protein translation is MCALGGCAAAGPADPATTGSPSVEPAAAGSGTTDLMVFGAAATGENPDLFTIRLDGTERVQLTDDPAFDACATFGPDARTVVFCSDRSGAFEIWATDIEGATARQLTSIGGFATFPDVSPDGRTVAFCANAPGEPEETEDLWTVGLDGSAPIRITDTPKASDCYPSWSPDGDRTAFVSSREDGPNVWVVNADGSGATRLTTDSGVAEQLPDWSPDGSSIAFAADGEVWTMDADGSAAEPITSGVETEFSPAWTGDGDRIVYRVIDRAAARNELWVMSADGGDAQRIPGVEDDDAFRPAVAW
- a CDS encoding glutamine amidotransferase — encoded protein: MGAARRATAIRHLAFEDLGLLGPLLERRGYSLETVEAGIDALDDGRVAEADLVVVLGGPIGVADDAELDRYPFLREELRVVGERVSAGAPTLGVCLGAQVIARALGAEVRATGRKEIGFAPLELTDAGGASPLALLDGTPVLHWHGDEFAVPEASASLAATPGFPNQAFAIGDAVLGLQFHLEVEPARLERWLIGHAVELAAAGIDPRGIRADAARDGMLLGERARLVFDAWLDGAEAA